A genomic stretch from Psilocybe cubensis strain MGC-MH-2018 chromosome 1, whole genome shotgun sequence includes:
- a CDS encoding Branched-chain-amino-acid aminotransferase, mitochondrial produces MAIDHTQKTNGAAPHHAELDASKLVVTLASELKPIPDPETLVFGQTQTDHMLVVNYDPITGWGIPEIKPYGPLSLDPMSSCFHYCPNVFEGMKAYTGANGEARLFRPDKNMARLARSAERVALPPFDTKAVLELIKKLVEVDARWIPTIPGYSLYIRPTIIGTRAALGVAASDSACLYVILTPAGPYFRGTAKGIPLLAVGESVRSWPGGTGGHKLGLNYAPGFLPQRIAAKQGYEQILWLLGDDEKITEVGAMNFFVAVQREDGDVDLITPALDGTILPGITRESTLALADAHTSSKITLPGVPATKKIFTHERPVTMAELAKHVDAGRVLECFGVGTAVLVAPVGRIGWKGRDLVLPVYEGGLGPIGKGLEQTILAIQTGRQEFEGWSVPCF; encoded by the exons ATGGCCATTGACCACACCCAAAAGACGAACGGGGCTGCGCCTCACCATGCCGAGCTCGAT GCTTCAAAGCTGGTCGTCACTTTGGCCTCAGAGCTGAAGCCAATACCCGATCCTGAGACGCTGGTCTTCGGTCAAACACAGACGGACCACATGTTGGTCGTCAACTACGATCCCATTACAGGTTGGGGAATTCCAGAGATCAAGCCTTATGGACCTTTGTCTCTTGATCCCATGAGCTCTTGTTTCCACTATTGTCCTAACGTCTTCGAGGGGATGAAG GCATACACAGGAGCTAATGGCGAAGCTCGTCTCTTCAGGCCTGACAAAAACATGGCGCGTCTTGCGCGTTCTGCTGAGCGCGTTGCCCTGCCT CCATTTGATACCAAAGCCGTCTTGGAACTGATAAAAAAACTCGTTGAAGTTGATGCTCGGTGGATTCCTACTATCCCTGGGTACAGTTTGTACATCAGGCCAACGATAATCGGGACGCGTGCTG CTCTCGGTGTCGCAGCATCAGACAGCGCGTGCCTATACGTTATTCTTACACCTGCGGGACCCTACTTCCGTGGAACGGCGAAAGGGATCCCTCTGCTTGCCGTTGGTGAAAGCGTCCGATCGTGGCCTGGTGGAACTGGCGGTCACAAATTGGGCTTGAACTACGCACCAGGATTCCTTCCCCAGAGAATTGCTGCAAAACAGGGTTATGAGCAGATCCTCTGGCTCTTGGGAGACGATGAGAAGATCACAGAAGTCGGAGCTATGAATTTCTTCGTCGCGGTCCAGAGAGAAGATGGAG ATGTCGATCTCATTACACCAGCCCTTGATGGTACAATTTTGCCAGGCATTACCCGCGAATCGACTCTCGCGCTCGCCGATGCCCACACATCCTCCAAAATCACACTTCCTGGTGTGCCTGCCACAAAGAAGATCTTCACCCATGAACGCCCAGTCACCATGGCCGAGCTCGCGAAACACGTAGATGCAGGCCGTGTGCTAGAGTGCTTCGGAGTAGGGACCGCTGTGCTCGTCGCGCCAGTGGGACGTATTGGATGGAAAGGGCGCGATTTGGTGTTGCCAGTGTATGAAGGCGGCCTTGGACCAATTGGAAAGGGTTTGGAACAGACGATATTGGCCATCCAGACAGGAAGACAGGAGTTTGAGGGCTGGAGTGTCCCGTGCTTCTga